GACTACGAACTATTCTTTCTCCGTCTTCGATCTTGTCGAGTTCTTACCCTAGCACGTAATACTTTAAGTGTATACGGATCTATATCTTTCCGTCGAGAAAGTCGATAATTTTTAATAATTGTATAATTTTCGTCCAAACATTCTAACCATCCTTGTAAATTCCTCACTTTTCCTAAATCTTCTAATAAACCCCAATCTTCTTCTTGCTGTGTCAACTGCGCTAATCGTTCATAGTTAGGATAATCCGGAGTTACTAAAGCATATTTGTAATGTAAAATTGGGGGATTTTCTGGGTCATATTCCTGATAATTGACGCGCAAATTTTGTAAACTAATTTGCATTTTTGAGCGCAATCTAGGATGAATTTCTGTATTAAAATCTGGATAAACTAGATAAGAAATTTTCGGCTTGCGGAAATGAAATTGAATGACGTTCGCATCTTCTAAACGTCCAATTGTGCGACTCGCACAGCCCTCGTAGAGCCGCAAAAGCGGATCGAGTCTTTCTAAAGCGCTAACATGAATTAACAGAGAATTCCGTAGTTTCTTACCAACAGGACTATTGATGCACAGATCGGCAATATTATCAAGATCGCCCAAACTAAAAAGCATCATATCCGCTAACAAACAAGCACGTTTGTAATTACCGAATAAAGCTTTAAAATCTTCTTTTACTTCAGGATTGAGACTTCTGGGTTTCGGACGTTTAGTGAAACTAGCAAGGGCTAAATATAGTTTAAGGTCTTGGCGACGTTTTTCGGCAATTTCTGACCATTCGGCTTCGTCAGTTACTTGTAAAATTACGTCAAAAGCACGACGAAATGAGCGAAACTCGGCTTTAATTTCTGCTTCCTCAGCTAACTCTCCCTTCACGGGAAGTCGTCCGCGTTTGGTAACAAAATTCATCAACGGAGTCAGTAATTCCTGATAATCTGCAAAAGATTTATTAGGAGTTTTAATTCTGGGAGTTGTTGCGCGGGAATGAAAGCGAGAAGCACGAAAAGCTTCAGCTTGATTTTCATCGCGAAAGATAAAATAAATCCCCAAACCAGCAGGAATTGCATCGACATTCAAAACTTGGTCGATATAAATTTTTAACTCTTCTTGTTCGTAATATTTTTGGAAAGTGTTGCGACTGGTAATAACACCATCACCATAAGCTACCACTCCGCGCTGGCGATCGTCAATGAGAACTTGTGCCGCGACAATTAAGAGTTTTTTGGTTAAATTCCAAGCAGAAATTAAAGCTTCGCGACGTTCGGCGGGGTCTTCAATTACATTAATAACATAGCCAATATTAACTATATCTGCCTCAGTGCGCGGTGCATCAGGACGATAATAAGGGTCCCAACCTGAACTAATGTTACCTTTTTCTGCAATGCGTTGAATATCGCCACCATGACCGCAACCATAGTCAAAGAAAGTAGAATCAGGTGGAAACAGATCTGCTTCTAATGCTAATCTTACCGGACGAGAAAGTTGAGTGCGCGCGATCGCCGCTTTATGCCTTTCGATAATAATCTTACCTGGTGCAGCATCAATAGCACAAACCAAACGATGTCCGCACAATTCTAACCTGTAGCGGTACAAACGTTGCTGCCATTCTTCACGAGTCCCAATAAAACGCGAGTCATCCAATAAACCCAGAGCAACTTCTTGACGAGTAAGTTCCGCAAACTCCGCATACAAAGGATATTCTGGAGTTACAAAAGTTTCCTTGCGATGGAGAATTGGCGGATTTTCTGAGGTACGATAATCGCGATAACCTACCTCTAAAGTTTGTAAATTTACTTGGATACTCGCTTGTAAAGCTGGATGAGGGTCAGTATCAAAATCCGGGTAAAATAAATAACTAATTTTCAGTTTATCGGTACTAAATTTAACTAAATTAGCTTCTTCTCTTGCATCAGCAACATTTCTCGCACGAATTTCATAAGCTTGCAATTCTGGATGAAGAGCAGAAATAGCTGAAGTGTGGACATAGAGAGCAGCAGGGAGAAGTTTACCAATTTTACTAGCTTGGCACAACGCGGCGAGATCCTCTAAGTTAAGAGCATCATCAGAGTTTACTGAAGTAGCTGTTGAAGTCATCGCCAGACTCCCAGTGCAATTTTGCCTTATAGGATAGCACGTTGTTCGGTAGGAGGGAAAGTAGCGATCGCGCCTATCTTCTCTGTCACCGATTTTCCGTTGCGACTTGACGCACCTTTTCTACATCTAACTCTAAAGCTTGAGCAATTTCTTCTATACTCAACCCGAAAGCTAATAACCGAGGTACGCATTCTAACTTACCTTCTACTCGACCTTCTGCTTTACCTTCTACTCGACCTTCTGCTTTACCTTCTGCTTTACCTTCTGCTTTACCTTCCTCTCGCGCTTCTTGGTAAATTCTAGTTTGTTTAAGATCGCTATATTCAAACATTTTTTAACTCCTATCAGCTTAATTGTGGTAACTTTTACAGCAAAAATATCTTTATTAATCAGCTATTTTTTTTCTCTCGCTTAAATGAATAAGGTGCTTTAGTAAGCACCCTAAAAAAATCGATAAAAATAGCTAATTTTGGTTATTTCCCGTTGCTGCTTGACGCACCTTTTCTACATCTAACTCTAAAGCTTGAGCAATTTGTTCTATACTCAACCCTAAAGCTAATAACCGAGGTACAGATTCTAACTTACCTTCCTCTCGCGCTTCTTGGTAAACTCTAGTTTGTTTGAGATCGCTAAAGCCAAACATTGTTTCTAACTCCTGAGGGCTTAATTGTGGTAACTTATAAACCAAAATCGTCTCTATTAATTCTACAACTTTTTGCTTGAGAGCTTCATCAGTTAGCTCTTGTCTAGCTTTTGCAAGTAGTTGCGGCACTTCACTGGTAGCAGTTTCCTCAGACTCGATAACTAACTGTACCATACCCCATCCAAGTGAAGGATTAGCTGGCGGCTCTAACTCATTCAAATACACTTTAATCAAAGGAGGATTTTGCGCTAACCAGCGATACTGTCTTGGTACGTCAGCATCAATATTTCGCGACGGAAAAATCGCTACTGCACGCCAATCATTTGTCGGTTGATATTGAGCTAAATAGACAAATATTTCCGCAAACAAACGCCAATAAAAATCTGTTTTCGGTTGAAATTGTACCTCTAGAAAGTAAATTATTTGATTAGGAGACTCAGTGTTTGGTAAAAAGACTCCATCAAAACGTCGAGCAAGTTCTTTGATTTCTCGCGAGGAGAATTGATAATCGTCAGCTTTGTCTGGTGACTCACCGATGAGTTCAAATAATAAGCTGGGAAAGGTTTGAAAAAGTTGATAAAAAATAGAATCAGTTTTCACGCTTAGTTTATCTTTATTGATAAATTAATAATAACATTTAGCTGATAACTTTAAATTTATGCTGATTTTTTTTATAGGTTCTCCATTGAAACCGAAATCGGATTTTATTGTCAGTTAAAATTTCTAATATACCAGGAGCGGATTTAACTGCATAGTCGCAGAAACCGACATCATGAATATAGGCGAGGTCTTCTTTGTACCACTTTTCCATCTTGCTACTTTAGCTCAAAAAATTAGTTTACCAAATTGGTGCTAAATTGAGGACAAAACCAGGTAAAACATCTTCTCCTGATAAACTGGTTGGTGATTCTAAAATCTCCACATTTTCTCCGGGTCGATAAATTTCTACTTGGCGACTTTGGCGATTAATTAACCAACCTAAACGAGTACCATTTTCTTGGTATTCAATCATTTTTTCTTGTAAGCTTTTTAAGGTATCTGTTGGCGAACGTAATTCGATGACAAAATCCGGACATAAAGGGACAAATTTCTGTTGTTGTTCGGGTGTTAAACTTTGCCAACGTTGGTTGGATATCCAAGCTGCATCTGGGGAACGATCTGCATTATTTGGTAGTTTAAATCCTCCCGATGAATCAAAGGCAATTCCAGTTCCGTTTCGATCTGACCAGTTAAAAAGTTGCTGTGTTAATCTACCATTCCGATTTCCAGTTTCTCCCCCAGTAGGTGACATAATAATTAAATCTCCCTTTGCATTGCGTTCAAATCTGAGATCGCGGTTATTAAGACATAGCTGATAAAATTGTTCGTCGGTAAGTTCTACTGATTGGAAGTTGATAGTTAAGTTAGTCATATCTTGATTAATTTCGTCAACTAAATTGAATATATTTTCGGTAAAAATCTGCCTGAAAATGCTTGACATTTTCACCAAATTGGTTCTAAATTGAGGACAAAACCGGGTAAAACATCTTCTCCTGATAAACTGGTTGGTGATTCTAAAATCTCCACATTTTCTCCGGGTCGATAAATTTCTACTTGGCGACTTTGGCGATTAATTAACCAACCTAAACGAGTACCATTTTCTTGGTATTCAATCATTTTTTCTTGTAAGCTTTTTAAGGTATCTGTTGGCGAACGTAATTCGATGACAAAATCCGGACATAAAGGGACAAATTTCTGTTGTTGTTCGGGTGTTAAACTTTGCCAACGTTGGTTGGATATCCAAGCTGCATCTGGGGAACGATCTGCATTATTTGGTAGTTTAAATCCAGTGGAAGAATCAAAAG
The sequence above is drawn from the Oscillatoria salina IIICB1 genome and encodes:
- a CDS encoding DNA phosphorothioation-associated putative methyltransferase; the encoded protein is MTSTATSVNSDDALNLEDLAALCQASKIGKLLPAALYVHTSAISALHPELQAYEIRARNVADAREEANLVKFSTDKLKISYLFYPDFDTDPHPALQASIQVNLQTLEVGYRDYRTSENPPILHRKETFVTPEYPLYAEFAELTRQEVALGLLDDSRFIGTREEWQQRLYRYRLELCGHRLVCAIDAAPGKIIIERHKAAIARTQLSRPVRLALEADLFPPDSTFFDYGCGHGGDIQRIAEKGNISSGWDPYYRPDAPRTEADIVNIGYVINVIEDPAERREALISAWNLTKKLLIVAAQVLIDDRQRGVVAYGDGVITSRNTFQKYYEQEELKIYIDQVLNVDAIPAGLGIYFIFRDENQAEAFRASRFHSRATTPRIKTPNKSFADYQELLTPLMNFVTKRGRLPVKGELAEEAEIKAEFRSFRRAFDVILQVTDEAEWSEIAEKRRQDLKLYLALASFTKRPKPRSLNPEVKEDFKALFGNYKRACLLADMMLFSLGDLDNIADLCINSPVGKKLRNSLLIHVSALERLDPLLRLYEGCASRTIGRLEDANVIQFHFRKPKISYLVYPDFNTEIHPRLRSKMQISLQNLRVNYQEYDPENPPILHYKYALVTPDYPNYERLAQLTQQEEDWGLLEDLGKVRNLQGWLECLDENYTIIKNYRLSRRKDIDPYTLKVLRARVRTRQDRRRRKNSS
- a CDS encoding RpnC/YadD family protein, which produces MFEYSDLKQTRIYQEAREEGKAEGKAEGKAEGRVEGKAEGRVEGKLECVPRLLAFGLSIEEIAQALELDVEKVRQVATENR
- a CDS encoding Rpn family recombination-promoting nuclease/putative transposase, translated to MKTDSIFYQLFQTFPSLLFELIGESPDKADDYQFSSREIKELARRFDGVFLPNTESPNQIIYFLEVQFQPKTDFYWRLFAEIFVYLAQYQPTNDWRAVAIFPSRNIDADVPRQYRWLAQNPPLIKVYLNELEPPANPSLGWGMVQLVIESEETATSEVPQLLAKARQELTDEALKQKVVELIETILVYKLPQLSPQELETMFGFSDLKQTRVYQEAREEGKLESVPRLLALGLSIEQIAQALELDVEKVRQAATGNNQN
- a CDS encoding Uma2 family endonuclease, giving the protein MTNLTINFQSVELTDEQFYQLCLNNRDLRFERNAKGDLIIMSPTGGETGNRNGRLTQQLFNWSDRNGTGIAFDSSGGFKLPNNADRSPDAAWISNQRWQSLTPEQQQKFVPLCPDFVIELRSPTDTLKSLQEKMIEYQENGTRLGWLINRQSRQVEIYRPGENVEILESPTSLSGEDVLPGFVLNLAPIW
- a CDS encoding Uma2 family endonuclease; the protein is MNNLTINFQSVELTDEQFYQLCLNNRDLKFERNTTGDLIIMSPTGGETGNRNLEIAYQLQAWSRQNNFGIAFDSSTGFKLPNNADRSPDAAWISNQRWQSLTPEQQQKFVPLCPDFVIELRSPTDTLKSLQEKMIEYQENGTRLGWLINRQSRQVEIYRPGENVEILESPTSLSGEDVLPGFVLNLEPIW